Proteins encoded together in one Rhizobium bangladeshense window:
- a CDS encoding PAS domain-containing hybrid sensor histidine kinase/response regulator — protein sequence MLPGWVIFASALGYLLLLFAVASYGDRKNRGPGALEGGWPVVYALSLAIYCTSWTYFGSVGLAAQRGLEFAGIYIGPILVFTLGMPLLRRIIELAKTEKLTSVADFVAARYGKNPTVATIVALISLIGTVPYIALQLKAISSTVGAMVNPSDYGIGSGNLYFLDLPLIATLVLACFAIMFGTRHTDATEHQDGLILAVSMESVVKLVAFLTAGVCVIWFLFDGPTDLWHKTVNNKLVMSALNYHTPISRWITLILLSAFAIIMLPRQFHVTVVENRTAKQLKLAGFLFPGYLIAINLFVLPVAIGGLLTFGGGGNADFYMLSLPLAGEMPVVTLITFIGGFSAATAMVIVDSVALSIMVSNDIIMPIFLRRKLAGRAGQRDDFAKTLLNIRRSAIFAVLLFGYAYYRSTDSTAGLASIGLLSFAAIAQIAPALFGGLIWRRANARGAILGLTSGFVIWVYLLFLPSLGGPDYSYVASAVLGFIFPGATLFTAPDADPLVNATAMSLLVNTAFFIVGSLTRNARPLERIQAGIFVKRHSRSQFATRGWKTRVSVGDLKAAISRYLGEERMQRSFTTYEQSSGRKLEDEQQADMALIHFSEQLLGSAIGSSSARLVLSLILQKTEDASSDTAWLLDQASEALQYNQDMLQTALSQMDQGIAVFDSSNRLTIWNRRFRQLLDLPENAGQVGFPLSEIVTILSQRGDIAPGDLQQTVRHFLTLDKPFSLVLGGGERIIEVRSNAMPDKGIVATFTDITQRVNADQALKQANETLEQRVAERTAELTRVNRELAEARAAADEANIGKTRFFAAAGHDILQPLNAARLYSSALVERMAQSDNSPIVRNIDSALESVETILGAVLDISRLDTGAMRPRLASVALSDLLERIETDFAPIAREKQLKLVVMPTSLRVRSDPNLLRRLVQNLVSNAIKYTITGKVLVGARRRGNEVIIQVIDSGIGIPPSKFRTVFKEFARLDEGAKTAAGLGLGLSIVDRIAHVLNHPVELYSTHGKGTEFRIAMPLDVSRPAEAATAITPPERSGQPLKGLNILCIDNEPKIHEGMRLLISGWGCEVEALACLAEVIALDGRHGPPDIIIADYHLGDGTGIAAILHLRRQFGAGIPALLITADRTPEVRSEAERHNIAVQHKPVRPAALRAYITQISGLKRAAAE from the coding sequence ATGCTTCCAGGCTGGGTCATATTCGCGTCTGCCTTAGGCTATCTGCTCCTGCTTTTCGCCGTGGCAAGCTACGGCGACCGCAAGAACCGCGGCCCGGGGGCACTCGAAGGCGGATGGCCCGTCGTGTATGCGCTGAGCCTTGCGATCTATTGCACCTCCTGGACCTATTTCGGCAGTGTCGGGCTTGCCGCGCAACGCGGCCTGGAATTTGCCGGCATCTATATCGGCCCCATCCTCGTCTTCACGCTCGGCATGCCGCTGCTCCGCCGCATCATCGAGCTCGCCAAGACAGAGAAGCTCACCTCGGTCGCCGATTTCGTCGCCGCGCGCTATGGCAAGAATCCCACGGTCGCAACGATCGTGGCGCTGATCTCGCTGATCGGCACCGTTCCCTATATCGCTCTGCAGCTGAAGGCGATCTCGAGCACCGTCGGCGCCATGGTCAACCCGTCCGATTACGGCATCGGCAGCGGCAATCTGTATTTCCTCGACCTGCCGCTCATAGCGACCCTGGTGCTTGCCTGCTTCGCCATCATGTTCGGCACCCGGCATACGGATGCGACGGAACATCAGGACGGCCTGATCCTCGCCGTTTCGATGGAATCGGTGGTCAAGCTGGTCGCCTTCCTGACGGCCGGCGTCTGCGTCATCTGGTTTCTTTTCGACGGTCCGACCGATCTCTGGCATAAGACTGTCAACAACAAGCTGGTCATGTCGGCGCTGAACTACCATACGCCGATCAGCCGCTGGATCACCCTGATCCTGTTGTCGGCCTTCGCAATCATCATGCTGCCGCGGCAATTCCACGTGACGGTCGTCGAAAACCGGACGGCGAAGCAGCTGAAACTCGCAGGCTTCCTGTTCCCCGGTTACCTCATCGCCATCAATCTCTTTGTGCTGCCGGTGGCGATCGGCGGACTGCTGACCTTCGGCGGCGGCGGTAACGCCGACTTCTACATGCTGTCGCTGCCGCTTGCCGGTGAGATGCCGGTGGTGACACTGATCACCTTCATCGGCGGCTTCTCCGCCGCAACCGCGATGGTCATCGTCGATTCCGTGGCGCTGTCGATCATGGTGTCGAACGACATAATCATGCCGATCTTCCTCCGGCGCAAACTTGCCGGCCGCGCCGGCCAGCGCGACGATTTCGCCAAGACGCTGCTCAACATCCGCCGCAGCGCCATCTTCGCCGTGCTGCTGTTCGGTTATGCCTATTACCGCTCGACCGACAGCACCGCCGGGCTCGCCTCGATCGGACTTCTTTCCTTTGCGGCGATCGCGCAGATCGCCCCAGCACTCTTCGGTGGGCTGATCTGGCGGCGGGCGAACGCGCGCGGCGCCATCCTCGGGCTGACCTCCGGCTTCGTCATCTGGGTTTATCTGCTGTTCCTGCCCTCGCTCGGCGGGCCTGATTATTCCTATGTGGCGAGCGCCGTGCTCGGCTTCATCTTTCCCGGCGCAACCTTGTTTACCGCGCCCGACGCCGATCCGCTGGTTAATGCCACGGCGATGAGCCTGCTCGTCAACACTGCCTTCTTCATCGTCGGCTCGCTCACCCGCAATGCCAGGCCGCTGGAACGCATCCAGGCCGGCATCTTCGTCAAACGGCATTCGCGCTCGCAATTTGCCACACGCGGCTGGAAGACGCGCGTCAGCGTCGGCGACCTCAAGGCGGCGATCTCGCGCTATCTCGGCGAAGAGCGGATGCAGCGCTCCTTTACCACCTACGAACAGAGCTCCGGCCGAAAGCTGGAGGACGAGCAGCAGGCCGACATGGCGCTCATCCATTTCAGCGAACAGCTGCTTGGCAGCGCCATCGGCTCGTCCTCGGCCAGGCTGGTGCTGTCATTGATCCTGCAAAAGACCGAGGATGCCTCTTCCGACACCGCCTGGCTGCTCGATCAGGCGAGCGAGGCGCTGCAATATAACCAGGACATGCTGCAGACTGCCCTGTCGCAGATGGATCAGGGCATTGCCGTCTTCGACAGTTCCAACCGGCTGACGATCTGGAACCGGCGTTTCCGGCAATTGCTGGATCTGCCCGAGAATGCCGGCCAGGTCGGCTTTCCCCTCTCCGAGATCGTCACCATCCTCAGCCAGCGTGGCGACATAGCCCCCGGCGATCTGCAGCAGACGGTGCGGCATTTCCTGACGCTCGACAAGCCCTTCTCGCTGGTGCTCGGCGGCGGCGAGCGGATCATCGAGGTGCGCTCCAACGCCATGCCCGACAAGGGCATCGTCGCCACCTTCACCGATATCACCCAGCGCGTCAACGCCGACCAGGCTCTGAAACAGGCGAACGAGACGCTGGAGCAGCGCGTCGCCGAGCGCACTGCCGAGCTTACCCGCGTCAACCGGGAACTTGCCGAAGCGCGGGCCGCCGCCGACGAGGCGAATATCGGCAAGACTCGCTTCTTCGCGGCCGCCGGCCACGACATCCTGCAGCCGCTCAACGCCGCCAGGCTCTATTCCTCGGCGCTGGTCGAGCGCATGGCCCAATCCGACAACAGCCCGATCGTGCGCAACATCGATTCAGCGCTGGAATCGGTGGAGACCATTCTGGGTGCGGTGCTCGACATCTCGCGGCTCGATACCGGCGCCATGCGGCCGCGGCTTGCCTCCGTCGCGCTTTCCGACCTGTTGGAGCGGATCGAGACCGACTTTGCGCCGATCGCCCGCGAAAAACAGCTGAAGCTGGTGGTCATGCCGACATCGCTGCGCGTTCGCTCCGACCCCAATCTTCTGCGCCGACTGGTGCAGAACCTCGTTTCCAACGCCATCAAATACACGATCACTGGCAAGGTGCTGGTCGGCGCCCGGCGGCGCGGCAACGAGGTGATCATCCAGGTGATCGATTCCGGCATCGGCATTCCGCCATCGAAATTCCGCACGGTTTTCAAGGAATTCGCGCGGCTGGACGAAGGGGCAAAGACCGCCGCGGGCCTTGGGCTCGGCCTTTCGATCGTTGATCGCATCGCCCACGTGCTCAACCATCCGGTCGAACTGTACTCGACGCATGGCAAGGGCACAGAATTCCGGATCGCCATGCCACTCGACGTCTCGCGGCCGGCGGAGGCCGCAACGGCAATCACCCCGCCAGAGCGTTCCGGGCAGCCGCTCAAGGGGTTGAACATCCTCTGTATCGACAATGAGCCGAAGATCCACGAAGGCATGCGGCTCTTGATCAGCGGCTGGGGCTGCGAGGTCGAGGCGCTGGCCTGCCTTGCCGAGGTGATCGCTCTCGATGGCCGCCACGGTCCGCCCGACATCATTATCGCCGACTATCATCTCGGCGACGGCACCGGCATTGCCGCAATCCTGCATCTGCGCCGGCAGTTCGGCGCGGGTATTCCCGCCTTGCTGATCACCGCCGACCGCACGCCCGAAGTGCGCAGCGAGGCCGAGCGGCACAATATCGCCGTTCAGCACAAACCGGTGCGGCCGGCGGCGCTACGCGCCTATATCACCCAGATCTCCGGCCTCAAACGTGCGGCTGCGGAGTAG
- a CDS encoding MBL fold metallo-hydrolase, with protein sequence MSQAEARTRTTGQQEPGRPKHEELVPSRYAVRIGDIEVLIISDGVLPLPTAMLGHNVGTADRAAWLGDMFLPMDAFDWALNVVLVRSGGQTILIDAGLGLDPDLNLPRAGQLIRRLEAAGIDLAAVTDVVLTHLHMDHIGGLLIDGVKDRLRPDLRIHVAAAEAKFWEAPDFSHVSMPPGFPDALRATAKRFLSEYGNYLRLFDEQSEVAPGVVAQRTGGHTPGHSVVRLASGGDRLTFAGDAIFAVGFEHPDWYNGFEHYPEEAARVRLDLLRELAATGEQLVATHLPFPSVGRVAVDGEVFRWVPVFWDY encoded by the coding sequence ATGTCGCAGGCAGAAGCAAGAACCCGTACGACCGGTCAGCAGGAGCCTGGCAGGCCGAAGCATGAAGAATTGGTTCCGTCGCGCTACGCCGTGCGGATCGGCGATATCGAGGTTCTGATCATCAGCGACGGGGTGCTGCCGCTCCCCACCGCGATGCTGGGGCATAATGTCGGTACGGCTGACCGGGCAGCGTGGCTGGGCGATATGTTCCTGCCGATGGACGCTTTCGACTGGGCGCTGAACGTCGTCCTGGTCCGCAGCGGCGGGCAGACCATCCTTATCGACGCCGGGCTGGGATTGGACCCGGACCTGAACTTGCCGCGGGCCGGGCAGCTGATCAGGCGGCTGGAGGCTGCTGGTATCGATCTTGCTGCTGTGACCGACGTGGTGCTGACCCACTTGCACATGGATCATATCGGCGGGCTGTTGATCGATGGGGTAAAGGACCGGCTGCGTCCGGACCTCAGGATCCATGTGGCGGCCGCCGAGGCGAAGTTCTGGGAAGCGCCCGATTTCAGCCATGTGTCGATGCCGCCGGGCTTCCCGGACGCGCTGCGGGCAACTGCAAAGCGGTTCCTGAGCGAGTACGGCAACTACCTCAGGCTGTTCGACGAGCAGTCCGAGGTGGCGCCAGGGGTGGTCGCCCAACGTACCGGCGGCCATACTCCGGGGCATAGCGTCGTTCGACTGGCTTCCGGCGGCGACAGGTTGACATTCGCCGGCGACGCCATCTTTGCGGTCGGGTTCGAGCACCCCGACTGGTACAATGGCTTCGAGCACTATCCCGAGGAAGCGGCTCGTGTCCGCCTCGATCTTTTGCGGGAGCTGGCGGCGACCGGCGAACAGCTGGTGGCCACCCACCTGCCGTTCCCGTCCGTCGGCCGGGTGGCGGTGGACGGCGAAGTCTTCCGCTGGGTGCCGGTCTTCTGGGACTATTGA
- the galE gene encoding UDP-glucose 4-epimerase GalE, which produces MAVLVTGGAGYIGSHMVWALIDAGEDVVVLDRLSTGFRWAVAPAARFYLGDIADADILKKIFIENDIEAIIHFAGSAVVPVSVSDPLSYYDNNSGKTRALLSASIDAGIRHFVFSSTAAVYGQQQADLPVKETAPLNPENPYGQSKLMTELMLRDAAAAYDFSYVALRYFNVAGADPHHRTGQSTSGATHLIKVACEAALGKRDSVHVYGIDYPTHDGTGVRDYIHVTDLADAHLKALQHLRRDKGSLVANCGYGSGYSVLDVLNMVTRLHGHSFKIHMAPRRAGDSASVVADASLARQVLDWKPRYDSLETIVQSSLDWELFLSDRNVDDLHSIHRALAAASF; this is translated from the coding sequence ATGGCGGTTTTGGTGACGGGCGGCGCCGGGTATATCGGCAGCCACATGGTTTGGGCGCTCATCGATGCCGGCGAGGATGTGGTCGTGCTCGACCGCCTTTCCACCGGCTTCCGCTGGGCGGTGGCGCCGGCGGCGCGTTTTTACCTCGGCGACATCGCCGATGCCGATATCCTGAAGAAGATCTTCATCGAAAACGACATCGAGGCGATCATCCATTTTGCGGGCTCCGCCGTCGTGCCGGTTTCGGTTTCCGATCCGCTCTCTTATTACGACAACAATTCCGGCAAGACCCGGGCGCTTCTGTCGGCCTCGATCGATGCCGGCATCCGCCACTTCGTCTTTTCCTCGACGGCCGCCGTCTACGGCCAGCAACAGGCGGACCTGCCGGTGAAGGAGACTGCTCCCCTCAATCCGGAAAATCCTTACGGCCAGTCGAAGCTGATGACAGAGCTGATGCTGCGCGACGCGGCCGCCGCCTATGATTTCAGCTATGTCGCACTTCGTTACTTCAACGTCGCCGGCGCCGACCCGCACCACCGCACCGGCCAGTCGACTTCGGGCGCCACGCATCTCATCAAGGTCGCCTGCGAGGCAGCACTAGGCAAGCGCGACAGCGTCCATGTCTACGGCATCGACTATCCCACGCATGACGGCACCGGCGTGCGCGACTACATCCATGTCACTGACCTCGCCGATGCGCATCTGAAAGCGCTGCAGCACCTGCGCAGGGATAAGGGGTCGCTCGTTGCCAATTGCGGTTATGGCAGCGGCTATTCCGTGCTCGACGTCCTGAACATGGTCACCCGCCTGCACGGGCATTCCTTCAAGATCCACATGGCGCCGCGGCGCGCCGGCGATTCGGCAAGCGTTGTCGCCGACGCTTCGCTCGCGCGGCAGGTGCTCGATTGGAAGCCGCGATACGATTCGCTTGAGACGATCGTCCAGAGCTCGCTCGATTGGGAGCTCTTCCTCTCGGACAGAAACGTCGACGACCTGCACAGCATCCACCGGGCACTCGCCGCCGCATCCTTCTGA
- a CDS encoding enoyl-CoA hydratase/isomerase family protein has translation MQQGEVIIERRGTAGIIRLNRPRALNSLTLPMIRTLAEALHGFASESDVSSLVITGEGERGFCAGGDIRALHESARAGDGLAGTFWREEFRLNHMIAFYPKPYVALMDGITMGGGVGLSSHGRHRVVTERTRLAMPETGIGYVPDVGATWLLPKAPGEAGTWLGLTGLDIGAADAIYASLADLQVASSRLDAVIDALSDLPRGSSSSDVNAVLQAFCEPRGESRLQQNAAIIDRAFSFDSVEQILAALAEQEGEFAAETRRVLLTRSPTSLKLALRLLRSGRRSASLAECLGRELGACLQMLDNPDFFEGIRAAVIDKDRNPKWSPASVEGVEPATVERFLKPAEPPLSL, from the coding sequence ATGCAGCAGGGCGAAGTGATCATCGAACGGCGGGGCACTGCCGGCATCATCCGGCTCAACCGACCGCGGGCGCTGAACAGTTTGACGCTGCCGATGATCCGCACGCTTGCCGAAGCACTTCATGGTTTTGCATCCGAATCTGACGTGAGCAGCCTTGTGATAACGGGCGAGGGTGAGCGCGGCTTCTGTGCCGGGGGTGATATCCGTGCCCTGCACGAAAGCGCCCGCGCCGGCGACGGTCTCGCCGGAACCTTCTGGCGCGAGGAATTCCGCCTCAACCATATGATCGCCTTCTATCCCAAACCTTATGTCGCGTTGATGGACGGCATCACCATGGGAGGCGGCGTCGGCCTGTCGTCGCACGGCCGCCACCGCGTCGTCACCGAGCGCACACGCCTTGCCATGCCGGAAACCGGCATCGGTTATGTCCCTGATGTCGGCGCCACATGGCTGCTGCCGAAGGCACCCGGCGAAGCCGGAACATGGCTCGGCCTGACCGGGCTCGATATTGGTGCTGCGGACGCGATCTATGCCAGTCTGGCCGATCTTCAGGTCGCTTCGTCGCGGCTCGACGCGGTGATCGATGCTCTTTCGGACCTGCCGCGCGGGAGTTCATCGAGCGACGTCAATGCCGTGTTGCAGGCATTTTGCGAGCCTCGGGGAGAAAGCCGGTTGCAGCAGAACGCAGCGATCATCGATCGCGCATTTTCCTTCGACAGCGTCGAGCAAATCCTCGCGGCTCTCGCCGAGCAAGAGGGTGAGTTCGCCGCCGAGACCCGCCGGGTGCTGTTGACCCGTTCGCCGACCAGCCTGAAACTCGCTCTGCGGCTGCTGAGATCAGGCCGCCGCAGCGCCTCCCTCGCCGAATGCCTTGGCCGCGAACTTGGCGCCTGCCTGCAGATGCTGGATAATCCGGATTTCTTCGAAGGCATCCGCGCCGCCGTCATCGACAAGGACCGCAACCCCAAGTGGTCGCCGGCATCAGTCGAGGGCGTGGAGCCGGCAACTGTCGAGCGTTTCTTGAAACCGGCCGAACCGCCGCTTTCACTCTGA
- a CDS encoding ATP-dependent helicase produces the protein MYLEKLNPQQRMAVEHGTLTDGSHIAGPLLVIAGAGSGKTNTLAHRVAHLIVKGADPRRILLMTFSRRAAAEMARRVERICRDVLGSNAGVMADALSWSGTFHGIGARLLRDYAQQIGLDADFTIHDREDSADLMNLIRHDLGFSKTESRFPAKGTCLAIYSRAVNSETALDQVLRDAFPWCAAWEKQLRELFACYVEAKQAQNVLDYDDLLLYWAQMVGESVIAEDIGSRFDHVLVDEYQDTNRLQASILLALKPQGQGLTVVGDDAQSIYSFRAATVRNILDFPAAFSPAANIVTLDRNYRSTQPILAAANAVIDLASERFTKNLWTERQSAERPRLVSVRDEAEQARYVADKVLDNREEGLKLKQQAVLFRTAHHSGPLEVELTRRNIPFVKFGGLKFLDSAHVKDMLAALRFAQNPRDRVAGFRLMQILPGVGPSTAQKALDLMAEVASPLSALASMPAPPRSGEDWTAFVSMLQELKSGKAGWPAEIGLARQWYAPHLERLHEDAATRQADLLQLEQIAGGYASRERFLTELTLDPPDATSDQAGVPLLDEDYLILSTIHSAKGQEWTRVFMLNVVDGCIPNDLAVGTTAEIEEERRLLYVAMTRARDGLDLIVPQRFFTYGQNAQGDRHVYAARSRFIPATLLQFFEACSWPQVKSEAAAQAQARQVRIDVGARMRGMWR, from the coding sequence ATGTATCTCGAAAAGCTCAATCCGCAGCAGCGCATGGCCGTGGAGCATGGCACGCTCACCGACGGCAGCCATATTGCCGGACCGCTGCTGGTCATTGCCGGCGCCGGCTCCGGCAAGACGAACACGCTGGCGCATCGGGTCGCCCACCTGATCGTCAAGGGCGCCGACCCCCGCCGCATCCTGCTGATGACCTTCTCGCGGAGGGCTGCCGCCGAGATGGCGCGGCGCGTCGAGCGCATCTGCCGCGACGTGTTGGGTTCGAATGCCGGCGTTATGGCCGATGCGCTGTCCTGGTCCGGCACCTTCCACGGCATCGGCGCGCGGCTGCTGCGCGATTATGCGCAGCAGATCGGCCTCGATGCTGATTTCACCATTCACGACCGGGAAGACAGCGCCGATCTGATGAACCTCATCCGGCACGATCTCGGCTTCTCGAAGACGGAAAGCCGCTTTCCCGCCAAGGGCACATGCCTTGCCATCTATTCCCGGGCGGTGAATTCGGAGACCGCGCTCGACCAGGTGCTGCGCGACGCCTTTCCCTGGTGCGCGGCGTGGGAGAAACAGCTGCGCGAGCTTTTCGCCTGTTATGTCGAGGCGAAGCAGGCTCAGAACGTGCTCGATTACGACGACCTGCTGCTCTACTGGGCGCAGATGGTGGGCGAGAGCGTGATCGCCGAGGATATCGGCAGCCGCTTCGACCATGTGCTCGTCGACGAATATCAGGACACGAACCGGCTGCAGGCCTCGATCCTCCTGGCGCTGAAGCCCCAGGGACAGGGGCTGACCGTCGTCGGCGACGATGCGCAGTCGATCTATTCCTTCCGGGCGGCGACGGTGCGCAATATCCTTGATTTTCCCGCCGCCTTCAGCCCGGCCGCCAATATCGTCACCCTCGATCGCAACTACCGCTCGACGCAGCCGATCCTGGCGGCGGCCAATGCGGTGATTGATCTCGCCTCGGAGCGCTTCACCAAGAATCTCTGGACGGAGCGGCAGTCGGCGGAGCGGCCGCGCCTCGTTTCGGTGCGCGACGAGGCCGAGCAGGCTCGTTATGTCGCCGACAAGGTGCTCGACAATCGCGAGGAAGGCCTCAAGCTCAAGCAGCAGGCTGTGCTCTTCCGCACCGCCCATCACAGCGGGCCGCTGGAGGTGGAACTGACCCGGCGCAACATTCCCTTCGTCAAGTTCGGCGGCTTGAAGTTTCTCGACAGCGCTCATGTGAAGGACATGCTGGCCGCCCTGCGCTTTGCGCAGAATCCGCGCGACCGGGTGGCGGGCTTCCGGCTGATGCAGATCCTGCCGGGCGTCGGCCCGTCGACGGCGCAGAAGGCGCTCGATCTGATGGCGGAGGTTGCGAGCCCGTTGTCTGCTCTGGCATCTATGCCGGCGCCGCCGCGCTCCGGCGAGGACTGGACGGCCTTCGTTTCGATGCTGCAGGAGCTGAAATCCGGCAAGGCCGGTTGGCCGGCGGAAATCGGGCTGGCGCGGCAATGGTATGCGCCGCATCTGGAACGGCTGCATGAAGATGCGGCCACGCGGCAGGCCGATCTGCTGCAGCTCGAACAGATCGCCGGGGGTTATGCCTCACGCGAGCGTTTCCTCACCGAGCTCACCCTCGATCCGCCGGATGCGACCAGCGACCAGGCGGGCGTACCGCTTCTTGACGAGGACTATCTCATTCTGTCGACCATTCATTCCGCCAAGGGCCAGGAATGGACACGGGTCTTCATGCTGAACGTCGTCGACGGCTGCATTCCAAACGATCTCGCCGTCGGCACCACCGCCGAGATCGAGGAGGAGCGTCGCCTGCTCTATGTGGCGATGACGCGCGCCCGCGACGGTCTCGATCTCATCGTGCCGCAACGCTTCTTCACTTACGGACAGAATGCGCAGGGCGACCGGCACGTCTATGCCGCGCGCAGCCGTTTCATTCCGGCGACGCTGCTGCAGTTCTTCGAGGCCTGCAGCTGGCCGCAGGTGAAATCGGAAGCCGCCGCTCAAGCGCAAGCGCGCCAGGTGCGCATCGACGTCGGCGCCCGCATGCGCGGCATGTGGCGATAG
- a CDS encoding TetR/AcrR family transcriptional regulator, with amino-acid sequence MAVKENLRPGGRSARVQASVHKAVRELLAETGRTEVTIPLIAAKAGVTPSTIYRRWGELQELLADVAVERLRPDMQPIDAGSGEADLQAWAEQYAEEMSSGPGREMIRDVLAAQTGANACKCCEYTRQQIVVIAERAKSRGETFPDVDFVMDQVVAPIMYRILFGDMPDIERVRALVERAVSATD; translated from the coding sequence ATGGCAGTAAAAGAGAATCTTCGTCCGGGCGGCCGAAGCGCCAGGGTTCAGGCCTCGGTGCATAAGGCGGTTCGCGAATTATTGGCCGAGACGGGCCGAACCGAGGTAACGATCCCACTGATTGCAGCCAAGGCGGGGGTGACGCCCTCGACCATCTATCGCCGCTGGGGCGAGCTGCAGGAGTTGCTTGCCGATGTCGCCGTCGAGCGGTTACGCCCGGATATGCAGCCGATCGATGCTGGCAGCGGCGAGGCCGATCTCCAGGCATGGGCCGAGCAATATGCCGAGGAAATGTCCTCGGGGCCGGGCCGCGAGATGATCCGCGACGTGCTGGCGGCGCAGACCGGCGCCAATGCCTGCAAATGCTGCGAATATACCCGCCAGCAGATCGTCGTCATCGCCGAAAGGGCAAAGTCGCGCGGCGAAACCTTCCCGGATGTCGACTTCGTCATGGATCAGGTCGTGGCGCCGATCATGTACCGCATCCTGTTCGGCGACATGCCGGATATCGAGCGCGTGCGCGCTCTCGTCGAGCGCGCCGTGAGTGCGACCGACTGA
- the mscL gene encoding large conductance mechanosensitive channel protein MscL — translation MLNEFKAFIARGNVMDLAVGVIIGGAFGGIVKSLVDDIIMPVVGAVFGGFDFSNYFLPLSSAVNAPTLAAARAQGAVFAYGSFLTVLINFLILAWIIFLMVKAVNYLRLQVERQEKTAPEELPAPPADVQLLTEIRDLLATRSGV, via the coding sequence ATGCTCAACGAGTTCAAGGCCTTTATCGCCCGCGGCAATGTCATGGATCTTGCAGTCGGCGTCATCATCGGCGGCGCCTTCGGCGGCATCGTCAAATCGCTGGTCGACGATATCATCATGCCTGTTGTTGGCGCCGTCTTCGGCGGCTTTGATTTTTCCAATTACTTCCTCCCGCTTTCGTCGGCCGTCAACGCGCCGACGCTTGCCGCCGCCCGCGCGCAGGGAGCGGTTTTCGCCTATGGCAGCTTCCTGACCGTTCTTATCAATTTCTTGATCCTCGCCTGGATCATCTTCCTGATGGTCAAGGCAGTGAACTATCTGCGTCTGCAGGTCGAGCGCCAGGAAAAGACCGCACCGGAAGAACTGCCCGCACCGCCGGCTGATGTTCAGCTGCTGACGGAGATCCGCGACCTGCTGGCAACCCGCTCGGGCGTCTGA
- a CDS encoding pyridoxal phosphate-dependent aminotransferase has protein sequence MSIMKSLSPRAMAAPESGIVEVVNYARGREGLLPLWVGEGDLPTPDFISRAAMEALAAGETFYTWQRGIPELRRALSDYYARHFSARLPVEQFYVTGSGMQAIQICIHALTSPGDEFVYLTPAWPNIAAALEIAGARSVGVELQFEGGRWTVDLDRVESAITPKTRGIFINTPSNPTGWTATQKDLGDILALARKHDVWIMADEIYARYYFAGGRAASFLDVMEPDDKIVFVNSFSKNWSMTGWRVGWIVAPPDMGQVLENLIQYSTSGVAQFMQKGAVAALDLGDDFVAANIAKAARARDILCDALIATNRVETLKPDGALYAFLKIDGVTDSRSAAIDIVDKTGVGLAPGAAFGAGGELFLRACFLRDPAQVAIAADRLCDYILSL, from the coding sequence ATGTCGATCATGAAGAGCCTCAGCCCGCGCGCCATGGCGGCGCCCGAAAGCGGGATCGTCGAAGTCGTCAACTATGCCCGCGGCCGCGAAGGCCTGCTGCCGCTCTGGGTGGGTGAAGGCGATCTGCCGACGCCCGATTTCATCAGCAGGGCGGCGATGGAGGCGCTGGCCGCCGGCGAAACCTTCTACACATGGCAGCGCGGCATTCCCGAGCTTCGCCGGGCGCTGTCGGATTATTATGCCAGGCATTTTTCCGCCCGGCTCCCGGTCGAGCAATTCTATGTTACCGGCTCCGGCATGCAGGCGATCCAGATCTGCATTCACGCGCTGACCTCGCCGGGTGACGAGTTCGTTTACCTCACCCCGGCTTGGCCCAATATCGCCGCGGCCCTCGAAATAGCGGGTGCGCGCTCCGTCGGCGTCGAGCTGCAGTTCGAGGGCGGTAGATGGACTGTCGATCTCGATCGTGTCGAATCCGCCATTACGCCGAAGACCAGAGGTATCTTCATCAACACGCCGTCGAACCCCACGGGTTGGACGGCGACGCAAAAGGATCTCGGCGATATCCTGGCGCTCGCCCGCAAACATGATGTCTGGATCATGGCCGATGAGATCTATGCGCGATATTACTTCGCCGGCGGCCGAGCCGCCTCTTTCCTCGACGTAATGGAGCCGGACGACAAGATCGTCTTCGTCAATTCCTTCTCGAAGAACTGGTCCATGACGGGCTGGCGCGTCGGCTGGATCGTTGCGCCGCCCGATATGGGGCAGGTGCTGGAAAACCTCATCCAATATTCAACATCGGGTGTGGCGCAGTTCATGCAGAAGGGCGCCGTCGCCGCCCTTGATCTCGGCGATGATTTCGTCGCCGCCAACATCGCAAAGGCCGCCCGCGCCCGCGATATCCTCTGCGATGCGCTGATCGCCACCAACCGCGTCGAGACTCTCAAGCCGGACGGCGCACTCTATGCTTTCCTGAAGATCGACGGCGTCACCGACAGCCGGAGCGCCGCCATAGATATCGTCGACAAGACAGGCGTCGGCCTTGCCCCGGGGGCTGCCTTCGGCGCCGGCGGCGAGCTCTTCCTGCGCGCCTGTTTCCTGCGCGACCCCGCCCAGGTGGCGATCGCGGCCGATCGTCTCTGCGACTATATCCTCAGCCTTTGA